Proteins encoded by one window of Candidatus Nitrosocosmicus hydrocola:
- a CDS encoding prephenate dehydrogenase/arogenate dehydrogenase family protein, whose amino-acid sequence MKIVILSLSNVLIIGAGGKMGSWFFRYFIYLRDQHENHLKVTKKITKKKYVNLDKIFLVDSKRIDNIDGFKDRKVYFSQHFSDFIKDSNIIVFCTPAEVTIRLLRNLVKTIKPGTTIIEVSSIKNQIHKKLSMYSNNQKYIQFISIHPMFGPGALVNSNSNIILHVPIESSKRLQETKLVKKIFPEFKIIKMANADNHDSLVSIMVSLIYFINLVFSKMLIDTTEKYNSKRRKVDLKFLKQISGSSYKVQSMLSESILTDDSSLFAGLFLSSPTSISIIRKYGKMYSELTTMLTKPNKKNLENYVTNVKKKVSTQIDLDESYSTLYKFLNKG is encoded by the coding sequence ATGAAGATAGTGATCTTATCGTTGTCTAATGTCTTAATAATTGGTGCAGGGGGAAAAATGGGCAGTTGGTTTTTTCGTTACTTTATATATTTACGTGACCAACACGAAAATCACCTTAAGGTAACTAAAAAAATTACAAAAAAGAAATACGTGAATTTAGATAAGATATTTCTTGTAGATAGTAAAAGAATAGACAATATTGATGGTTTCAAAGATAGAAAAGTATACTTTTCTCAACATTTTTCAGATTTCATTAAGGATAGTAATATTATAGTTTTTTGTACTCCTGCAGAGGTAACAATCAGGTTGCTAAGGAATTTAGTAAAAACCATTAAACCCGGTACAACTATAATCGAAGTCTCATCAATAAAAAATCAAATCCATAAGAAACTAAGTATGTATTCAAATAACCAAAAATATATTCAATTCATATCTATACATCCTATGTTTGGTCCCGGAGCTCTTGTCAATTCTAATAGTAATATTATCCTTCATGTACCAATTGAAAGTTCTAAGAGGTTACAAGAAACCAAGTTAGTAAAAAAGATTTTTCCAGAATTTAAGATTATTAAAATGGCTAATGCAGATAACCATGATTCCTTGGTATCAATCATGGTAAGTTTGATATACTTTATTAATTTGGTTTTCTCGAAAATGTTGATTGATACCACAGAAAAGTACAATTCAAAAAGAAGGAAAGTAGACCTTAAATTCTTAAAACAAATCTCTGGCAGTTCCTATAAGGTTCAATCTATGCTGAGCGAAAGTATACTAACAGATGATTCGTCCCTTTTTGCTGGACTCTTCTTAAGCAGCCCTACTTCAATATCCATTATAAGAAAATATGGCAAAATGTATAGTGAATTAACTACAATGTTAACCAAACCAAACAAAAAAAATCTTGAAAATTATGTAACCAACGTCAAGAAAAAAGTATCGACTCAAATTGACTTGGATGAATCATATAGTACTCTTTATAAATTTCTGAATAAAGGCTGA
- the cofG gene encoding 7,8-didemethyl-8-hydroxy-5-deazariboflavin synthase CofG, with translation MTLPENLEKRSGLVNVKYQNSEIKQKISESKYFDNIYELTKFLSNTELRDLMYLSLIARRGFNSNSRIITYSRKVFINLINLCKDSCSYCTYKKEPNDPAAVMLSPSQVLAIAEAGRRAGCTEALIVTGERPESRYPEAKAWLKALGYKNLTDLVADLSEQILSKTGLLPHTNAGSLVKSEMAKLKSTNISLGLMLENSSERLIEVGKAHEKAPSKIPKVRMKSLISAGELNFPTTTGLLIGIGERFDEVINSLLVINEVNKKFGHIQEVIMQNFLPKVGTPMEYYSSPKFSYFLRCIASARIILQNINIQVPPNLSPNIYAKYLDAGINDWGGISPLTPDYVNPECPWPTIKEIRNTTSENGYKLRARLPLYPNFIIDPVAKSKFVHPSLKGYIEPLVDNYGLVKEDSIKDEY, from the coding sequence ATGACTCTTCCTGAAAATCTTGAGAAGCGTTCTGGACTGGTTAATGTTAAATATCAAAATTCGGAAATTAAGCAAAAGATTTCGGAAAGTAAATATTTTGATAACATTTACGAGTTAACTAAATTTTTATCTAATACTGAATTGAGAGACTTGATGTATCTCTCTTTAATCGCTAGAAGAGGTTTTAATTCAAATTCCAGAATAATTACCTACTCAAGAAAGGTATTTATCAATCTCATTAACCTCTGCAAGGATTCTTGCTCTTATTGTACTTATAAAAAAGAACCTAACGACCCGGCCGCTGTAATGCTTTCGCCTTCACAAGTATTGGCTATAGCAGAGGCAGGACGACGGGCTGGATGTACTGAGGCCTTAATCGTCACCGGAGAAAGACCTGAATCAAGGTATCCAGAAGCCAAAGCATGGCTGAAAGCCTTGGGCTATAAAAATCTCACTGATTTAGTCGCTGATTTGAGCGAACAGATTCTTAGCAAAACAGGCTTGTTGCCCCACACAAATGCTGGAAGCCTTGTAAAAAGCGAGATGGCTAAACTAAAGTCAACAAATATTAGCCTTGGCTTAATGCTTGAAAATTCAAGCGAGAGACTAATTGAAGTTGGAAAAGCACATGAGAAAGCTCCAAGCAAGATACCCAAAGTAAGAATGAAATCACTCATTTCAGCAGGTGAACTAAATTTCCCTACTACAACTGGACTTTTGATAGGAATTGGTGAGAGATTTGATGAGGTAATCAACTCCTTATTAGTAATAAATGAGGTCAATAAGAAATTTGGTCATATTCAGGAAGTAATAATGCAAAATTTTTTACCAAAAGTAGGAACTCCCATGGAGTATTACAGTTCTCCCAAGTTCTCTTATTTTTTAAGATGTATTGCATCCGCTAGGATTATTCTTCAAAACATAAATATTCAAGTGCCTCCAAATCTGAGCCCAAATATTTACGCTAAATACCTCGATGCAGGAATAAATGATTGGGGAGGAATATCACCATTGACACCTGATTACGTTAATCCTGAATGTCCCTGGCCCACTATTAAAGAAATAAGAAATACAACATCAGAGAACGGATATAAATTACGAGCGAGGCTACCTTTATATCCAAATTTCATTATCGACCCCGTGGCAAAATCTAAATTTGTGCATCCATCATTGAAAGGCTATATAGAACCACTTGTAGATAATTACGGTTTAGTCAAGGAGGATAGTATTAAGGATGAGTATTGA
- a CDS encoding Rieske (2Fe-2S) protein, which produces MTWIKAANTKDIKEGNGKELNINGQRIALFFSNNKYYAIEALCRHQDGSLAPGKIEGEIVECPLHFWHYNIRTGDLLDYMEGVKLNTYPVEIRKDEIYLDI; this is translated from the coding sequence ATGACGTGGATCAAAGCAGCCAATACAAAAGACATTAAAGAAGGTAATGGGAAGGAACTGAACATCAATGGACAGCGTATAGCATTGTTTTTTTCCAACAATAAGTACTATGCGATTGAGGCACTTTGTAGGCACCAGGATGGATCGTTAGCACCAGGGAAAATTGAAGGTGAGATCGTAGAATGCCCATTGCATTTTTGGCACTACAATATCCGAACTGGCGATTTATTGGATTACATGGAAGGGGTAAAACTAAACACATATCCTGTCGAAATACGAAAAGATGAAATTTATTTAGATATATAG
- a CDS encoding aminotransferase class I/II-fold pyridoxal phosphate-dependent enzyme: MSLEDVEKLRIEMKQITNQILGLISQRMEIAKKIGEIKTVLELDIVDDKAELDVKTHVLDNSKNFSLDPEFTGRVVNLLITEAVRIQNNERMKKLVPAVRVTNKAFESMKNNGKRNLPTADPLVQPNTTSRPKIKSHLDVFNFAKILEAQGKNIIHMEVGEPDFPPPVEVRNELNTIYDKGKFHYTQTAGIVELRERLSKYITNFFTVQAKNKLADSLINPNNIIVTPGGRFGIFITLSSLLRPGDEIIVIEPAWPACQDCANYLGVKTRIVKSNLDRDWEPDLDEIENQININTKIICLNYPNNPTGKILSRETLQKIVNLASKSNLYVLSDEVYCNYAYKPFESIINFGYEKAILISSFSKTFAMTGFRVGFAFSLDKNIIEKLTKVQALALTSVAEPMQYCASLALGSDPQIYRQIMKERIDVVCDGLKKLPFEYVVPNGAMYVYARINKELKITDLKLVEALLDNGLAVAPGSGFGSSYSDFIRISTCIETEKIKSGLEVIEKTIGNF, from the coding sequence ATGTCACTTGAAGATGTTGAAAAGTTAAGAATCGAGATGAAACAAATAACAAACCAAATATTGGGTTTGATTAGCCAAAGAATGGAAATTGCCAAGAAAATAGGAGAAATAAAAACCGTTTTAGAGCTTGATATTGTAGATGATAAAGCTGAACTAGATGTAAAGACTCATGTATTAGACAATTCAAAAAACTTTAGTCTTGATCCTGAATTTACAGGAAGGGTTGTGAATTTGTTAATAACAGAAGCTGTGAGGATCCAAAATAATGAACGAATGAAAAAATTAGTTCCCGCCGTCAGAGTAACTAATAAAGCTTTTGAAAGTATGAAAAATAATGGGAAACGAAATTTACCGACTGCAGATCCTTTGGTCCAACCAAATACAACTTCTCGGCCAAAAATCAAGTCTCACCTAGATGTTTTTAATTTCGCCAAGATCCTAGAGGCTCAGGGAAAAAATATTATCCATATGGAGGTGGGAGAACCAGATTTTCCCCCTCCAGTAGAAGTTCGAAATGAGTTAAACACCATATATGACAAAGGCAAATTTCATTATACTCAAACAGCGGGCATAGTTGAACTACGTGAACGTCTTTCAAAATATATAACTAATTTTTTTACGGTTCAGGCAAAAAACAAATTGGCCGATAGTTTGATAAATCCAAATAATATTATCGTAACCCCTGGAGGAAGATTTGGTATTTTTATTACCCTTTCTTCGTTACTTAGACCGGGTGACGAAATAATTGTGATAGAACCCGCTTGGCCAGCTTGTCAGGATTGTGCAAATTATCTGGGAGTCAAGACCAGGATAGTAAAATCAAATTTGGATAGAGACTGGGAACCTGATTTGGATGAGATAGAAAACCAAATCAACATTAATACTAAAATTATTTGTTTAAATTATCCAAATAATCCAACTGGAAAAATCCTTTCAAGAGAAACTTTACAAAAAATAGTAAATCTAGCATCAAAATCGAATCTTTATGTCTTAAGTGATGAAGTTTACTGCAATTATGCATACAAACCATTTGAAAGTATCATCAATTTTGGTTATGAGAAAGCGATATTGATTAGTTCATTTTCCAAAACTTTTGCCATGACGGGATTCAGAGTGGGATTCGCTTTTTCTTTGGACAAAAATATAATAGAAAAATTAACAAAGGTTCAGGCATTGGCTTTAACATCTGTGGCTGAACCCATGCAATACTGTGCATCACTTGCTCTTGGTTCAGATCCACAAATCTATCGACAAATAATGAAGGAGCGAATAGATGTGGTTTGTGATGGTTTGAAAAAATTGCCTTTTGAATATGTAGTGCCAAATGGTGCAATGTATGTTTATGCAAGAATTAATAAAGAATTAAAGATTACAGATTTGAAACTTGTAGAGGCTCTGCTAGATAATGGTTTAGCCGTTGCTCCTGGTAGTGGATTTGGGTCAAGTTATTCTGATTTTATTCGCATATCCACTTGCATTGAGACAGAAAAAATCAAAAGTGGACTTGAAGTGATTGAAAAAACAATTGGCAATTTTTAG
- the egtD gene encoding L-histidine N(alpha)-methyltransferase — protein sequence MDNNSDEFRNDILEGLRKPHQKSTPSKYLYDTVGSQLFEYITEQPEYYPTRTELKILEKHSGELIKSITKEIVLIELGSGSSKKTRYLFDEILKKQEKLYYFPIDISINFLDSIVTNLESLNEKLVVKGIPEDYINGIKQCNSILFENNISFDTFSRLIVFFGSSIGNFEPEDARDFLKQIRLNMHDKDFLLIGFDLVKEIQLIEPAYNDKAGYTSKFNLNLLNRINKELNSNFDLEKFDHYAFYNTEENRIEMHVRSRTDQNIVIPGNKEIFRIIAGETIHTENSYKYDKLKIEKLAARSGFKVDKIFTDENNWFNLILLRPS from the coding sequence TTGGATAACAATAGCGATGAATTTAGAAATGATATTCTAGAAGGATTAAGAAAACCTCATCAGAAATCAACACCATCAAAGTATCTATATGACACAGTAGGTTCTCAATTATTTGAATATATCACTGAACAGCCGGAATATTACCCTACCCGTACTGAACTAAAAATCTTAGAAAAGCATTCAGGTGAGCTAATTAAGAGTATTACGAAAGAGATAGTATTGATCGAATTGGGAAGTGGGAGCTCAAAGAAAACTCGTTATTTATTTGATGAAATCCTGAAAAAACAAGAAAAATTGTATTATTTTCCAATAGATATTTCAATAAATTTCTTGGATTCAATAGTTACAAATCTCGAATCTTTAAATGAGAAATTAGTTGTAAAGGGAATTCCTGAGGACTACATTAATGGTATTAAACAATGTAACAGCATACTATTTGAGAACAATATTAGTTTTGATACTTTTTCAAGATTAATAGTATTTTTCGGTTCAAGTATTGGTAACTTTGAACCAGAGGATGCTAGAGACTTTTTGAAGCAAATTAGATTAAATATGCATGACAAAGATTTTTTATTAATTGGATTTGATTTAGTAAAAGAAATTCAACTGATTGAACCAGCGTATAACGATAAGGCAGGCTATACATCAAAATTTAACTTAAATCTATTGAATAGAATTAACAAAGAACTTAATTCCAATTTTGACTTAGAGAAATTTGATCACTACGCCTTCTATAACACCGAGGAAAATAGGATAGAAATGCACGTAAGATCAAGAACTGATCAAAATATCGTTATACCCGGAAATAAAGAAATATTTCGTATAATAGCTGGCGAAACCATTCACACAGAGAATTCGTATAAGTATGATAAATTAAAAATAGAAAAGCTAGCCGCAAGATCAGGATTCAAGGTTGATAAGATTTTTACCGACGAAAATAATTGGTTTAATTTGATACTCTTAAGGCCATCTTAA
- a CDS encoding nicotinamide-nucleotide adenylyltransferase: MPKRYSKAAFIGRFQPFHLGHLEFIQQILSESYEVILIIGSSQANFTPHNPFTAGERIRMIRDSLIESNIRMEKVTMIHIMDDQNNYRWFSNLKSFSPPFTVLYTGNVFIKLLLENENILLREPKFTKKEQYNGSNIRRLLAANDLRWKNLVPKAVTKIIIELNGPERLRKLESSWTDSPFHYF; encoded by the coding sequence ATGCCAAAAAGATATTCAAAGGCTGCATTCATAGGCAGATTTCAACCATTTCATTTGGGACATTTGGAATTTATTCAGCAAATTTTGTCTGAGAGCTATGAAGTAATTTTGATAATAGGTAGCTCTCAAGCTAATTTTACTCCACATAATCCCTTTACTGCAGGCGAGCGGATCAGAATGATAAGAGATAGTTTGATCGAATCTAATATCCGTATGGAAAAGGTGACAATGATACATATCATGGATGATCAAAATAATTATAGGTGGTTCAGTAACTTGAAATCATTTTCACCACCTTTCACTGTACTTTATACCGGTAATGTTTTCATTAAATTATTGTTAGAAAATGAAAATATTTTATTGAGGGAACCTAAATTTACAAAAAAGGAACAATACAATGGCTCCAACATACGACGCCTATTAGCTGCAAATGATTTACGATGGAAAAACCTAGTTCCTAAAGCAGTAACTAAAATCATCATCGAATTAAATGGTCCCGAACGGTTAAGAAAATTAGAATCTTCTTGGACTGATTCTCCATTTCATTATTTTTAG
- the cofH gene encoding 5-amino-6-(D-ribitylamino)uracil--L-tyrosine 4-hydroxyphenyl transferase CofH → MSIEKLFKNIDPEVSCILNKALDNGEITTKETIRLFESTGSNLNAISMVADELRSRKNGNVVTYVINRNINFTNVCVKQCGFCAFSRDFRMEEGYLLPIDEIVRRAQEAWNLGATEICIQAGLPPNMDGMLYVDICKAVKKAIPDIHIHAFSPEEILYGSTRSNVTIRDYLKMLKEAGLGSLPGTSAEILVKEVRDKISPGRIKVEDWISVISTAHELDISTTSTIMYGHVETFNEITTHLEIIRNIQKKTRKFTEFVPLSFIHNDAPMSEHKLVKGIRKGADGIEIIKMHAISRIFFNNHIDNIQVSWVKEGPKFSQILLNAGVNDLGGCLINESISTAAGSQYGQFMKPIEMRKLIRASGRIPAQRTSRYDIMKEFDSLDESDVESTLDKVDPEIFGSYKSLIKLNEYRYKKT, encoded by the coding sequence ATGAGTATTGAAAAATTATTTAAAAACATCGATCCAGAAGTTTCGTGTATATTAAATAAGGCTCTAGACAATGGAGAAATTACTACCAAAGAAACGATCCGATTATTTGAATCAACAGGCTCAAATCTTAATGCTATTTCTATGGTGGCAGATGAATTAAGATCGAGAAAAAATGGAAACGTTGTCACTTATGTTATAAATCGAAATATCAATTTCACCAACGTATGTGTAAAACAGTGCGGTTTCTGTGCCTTTAGTAGAGATTTTAGAATGGAGGAGGGATATCTGTTACCCATTGACGAAATTGTTAGACGTGCCCAGGAGGCTTGGAATCTTGGTGCCACGGAAATTTGCATTCAGGCGGGTTTACCACCAAATATGGATGGTATGCTATATGTAGACATTTGCAAAGCTGTTAAGAAGGCCATTCCTGATATTCATATTCACGCTTTTTCTCCTGAGGAAATACTATATGGCTCAACCCGTTCAAATGTCACAATAAGAGACTATCTGAAGATGTTAAAGGAGGCAGGTTTAGGTAGCTTACCAGGCACTTCTGCTGAAATCTTGGTCAAAGAGGTACGAGATAAGATTTCACCTGGCAGAATCAAAGTAGAAGATTGGATCAGCGTAATTTCAACTGCTCATGAACTAGATATTTCCACAACATCTACAATCATGTATGGCCATGTTGAAACGTTCAACGAGATCACGACTCACCTTGAAATCATACGAAATATTCAGAAAAAAACAAGGAAGTTTACAGAATTCGTTCCGTTGAGCTTTATACATAATGATGCCCCTATGTCAGAGCATAAATTAGTAAAGGGAATTAGAAAAGGTGCTGATGGTATCGAAATTATAAAAATGCATGCTATTTCTCGTATTTTTTTTAATAATCATATTGATAATATTCAAGTTTCATGGGTGAAGGAGGGACCGAAATTTTCTCAAATACTTTTGAATGCAGGAGTTAATGATCTTGGTGGTTGCCTGATCAATGAGAGTATTTCTACAGCTGCTGGCTCACAATACGGACAATTTATGAAACCTATTGAAATGCGTAAATTAATTAGAGCAAGTGGAAGAATACCTGCCCAAAGAACGTCACGATATGATATTATGAAAGAGTTTGATTCCCTCGATGAAAGTGATGTGGAAAGTACGTTAGATAAGGTTGATCCTGAGATTTTTGGTTCATATAAAAGCCTCATCAAACTCAACGAATACAGGTACAAGAAAACATAA
- the metG gene encoding methionine--tRNA ligase produces MSIISETSKKNSNFGKSYYEKGLKNHNAIDGIDDKNITFHKIDSGKNVIVTSALPYANGEIHLGHIASTYLPADIFTRFLKMTGTNAYHVCASDDYGTPILIKAEKEGKSAEEYVHAWNLKDKEDFGSIGINFDFFSKTSSQENIGFVQQVFLKLYDNQYIKEETVVQYYCPLDKKYLPDRYVVGTCPFCNAPDQYSDLCESCGRVPEKILNPKCILCGTTPVKKESRHYFFKLSEFEEKLGNWLKSNDNLQSDLVNYVLNWIKTGLQDWDITRDLSWGVPIPQKNSNDEYRNKVFYGWFDNHLCYISSFNEFSKLVLKKNGKDLWNNSEIIHFIGKDIIYHHYLFLPAIRMGIDSEYKLPDKIITRGHLLFQNRKLSKSKNWSISLKDFTRDFDSDYLRFYLSAIIPYSQSDINFDWDTFYEKINNELISNIGNFINRTLTFTHKQFGGVVPFPDTFAPIDLKILDEIKFVAFKVGDLIYSNQIDKAMKEILHISSHFNQYFQSKEPWKSPAGVNNTIWISVNGVRAMSILLYPFIPKSAIKIWNQLGLRDELSNQNWYEASNLSIKGGHKITGLITPIFTRIEKDMIEQIKTNQTKT; encoded by the coding sequence ATGTCAATAATTTCCGAGACCAGCAAGAAAAATTCTAACTTTGGTAAATCCTATTACGAAAAGGGATTAAAAAACCATAATGCTATTGATGGTATCGATGACAAAAATATCACTTTTCATAAAATTGACTCTGGAAAAAACGTGATAGTTACTTCTGCTTTGCCATATGCTAATGGGGAAATACATTTGGGTCATATTGCTTCCACTTACCTCCCAGCAGATATTTTTACAAGATTCTTAAAAATGACAGGCACAAACGCATATCATGTTTGTGCCTCCGATGACTACGGGACACCAATTTTGATCAAAGCTGAAAAAGAGGGGAAATCGGCTGAGGAGTATGTTCACGCATGGAACTTAAAAGATAAGGAGGATTTTGGTTCCATCGGAATAAATTTTGATTTCTTTTCAAAAACCAGTTCGCAAGAAAATATAGGATTTGTTCAACAGGTTTTTCTAAAATTATATGATAACCAATACATTAAGGAAGAAACAGTAGTACAATACTATTGTCCTCTTGACAAGAAATATCTTCCTGACAGATATGTTGTTGGTACATGCCCTTTTTGTAATGCTCCTGACCAATATTCAGACCTTTGTGAGTCCTGCGGTCGAGTTCCTGAGAAAATACTAAATCCTAAATGCATATTATGTGGAACAACACCTGTGAAAAAAGAGAGTCGTCATTATTTTTTTAAACTATCCGAGTTTGAAGAAAAATTAGGAAATTGGCTCAAGAGCAATGACAATTTGCAGTCTGATTTAGTGAATTATGTTTTGAATTGGATAAAGACTGGACTTCAAGATTGGGATATAACAAGGGATCTGTCCTGGGGAGTACCAATCCCTCAAAAAAATTCCAATGATGAATATCGTAACAAGGTTTTCTACGGGTGGTTTGATAACCACTTGTGTTATATTTCATCGTTTAATGAGTTTTCAAAATTAGTTCTTAAAAAAAATGGCAAGGATTTGTGGAATAATTCAGAGATAATTCATTTTATTGGTAAAGACATTATTTATCACCATTATCTATTCTTGCCTGCTATTAGGATGGGTATTGATTCTGAATATAAACTGCCTGATAAAATAATCACAAGAGGACATCTCTTATTTCAAAATAGAAAATTGTCAAAGAGTAAGAACTGGTCAATAAGTTTGAAAGATTTTACAAGAGATTTTGATTCTGATTATTTGCGATTTTATTTGTCTGCAATTATTCCTTATTCTCAGTCGGACATTAATTTTGACTGGGACACGTTCTACGAAAAAATTAATAACGAACTTATTTCAAATATTGGTAACTTTATCAATAGGACTCTCACTTTCACGCATAAGCAATTTGGAGGAGTAGTCCCTTTCCCTGACACATTCGCTCCTATTGATCTCAAGATTTTGGATGAAATTAAGTTTGTTGCCTTTAAAGTAGGTGATTTAATTTACAGCAATCAAATCGACAAAGCAATGAAAGAAATATTACATATTAGTTCGCATTTCAACCAGTATTTTCAAAGCAAAGAGCCTTGGAAGTCTCCAGCTGGTGTGAACAATACCATATGGATATCAGTTAACGGGGTGAGAGCAATGTCAATTCTACTTTACCCATTTATCCCTAAATCGGCCATAAAAATATGGAATCAATTAGGATTGAGGGATGAATTATCTAATCAAAATTGGTATGAAGCAAGCAACCTATCAATTAAAGGAGGGCACAAGATTACTGGCCTGATCACTCCCATTTTCACTCGAATTGAAAAAGATATGATTGAGCAAATAAAAACAAATCAAACCAAAACCTAG
- the ilvC gene encoding ketol-acid reductoisomerase, whose product MAIRRWLDNQVSLDPLKNVKIAVIGYGIQGAAQASNMKDSGLSVTVGLRPNGKTWEKAVADGHHVQKVDDAVKESELIHILIPDMEQENTFKNDIEPHLSENNTISFSHGAAIHWKWIQPPKNVDVIMIAPKGPGQRVRELFLEGFGTPSLVAVHQDYTAKAWDKALALAKSIGSTRPGVLETNFKEEVETDWFGEQVDLCGGVHQMILKSFETLVEAGYQPEIAYFECLHELKLIVDLVQKYGITGMYNRVSETARYGGLTRGKRVIDGSSKSKMKEVLVEIQSGQFASEWVSNYKKDKKSAFETMLLELENHEIEKVGKDLRKMMWPNENVN is encoded by the coding sequence ATGGCTATAAGAAGATGGTTAGATAATCAAGTATCGTTAGACCCGCTAAAAAATGTCAAAATTGCGGTAATTGGGTATGGTATTCAGGGTGCTGCTCAAGCTTCGAATATGAAAGATTCTGGACTTTCGGTGACTGTTGGCCTCAGACCAAATGGCAAGACATGGGAGAAGGCAGTAGCAGATGGTCACCATGTACAAAAAGTTGATGACGCAGTAAAAGAATCAGAACTAATTCACATCCTGATACCAGATATGGAGCAGGAAAACACTTTTAAAAATGATATTGAACCACATCTTTCTGAGAACAACACTATTAGTTTTTCACACGGTGCTGCCATACATTGGAAGTGGATTCAACCACCAAAGAATGTTGATGTAATCATGATCGCTCCCAAGGGGCCAGGTCAAAGAGTAAGGGAATTATTCCTGGAAGGATTTGGTACTCCATCATTGGTAGCTGTTCACCAAGATTATACAGCTAAAGCATGGGATAAAGCTCTTGCTCTTGCTAAATCTATTGGCAGTACTCGACCTGGCGTATTAGAGACTAATTTTAAGGAAGAGGTTGAGACAGATTGGTTTGGCGAACAGGTTGACCTTTGTGGAGGAGTCCATCAAATGATATTAAAATCCTTTGAAACTCTCGTGGAAGCAGGATATCAACCAGAAATTGCCTATTTTGAATGTCTCCATGAACTAAAGCTAATAGTAGATCTAGTTCAAAAATACGGTATTACAGGTATGTACAATAGGGTAAGTGAAACTGCTAGATATGGTGGGTTAACTCGAGGTAAAAGAGTTATTGATGGGAGTTCAAAATCAAAAATGAAAGAAGTCTTGGTGGAGATTCAATCGGGTCAATTTGCTAGTGAATGGGTTAGCAATTACAAAAAAGATAAAAAAAGTGCCTTTGAAACAATGCTTTTAGAACTAGAGAATCACGAAATAGAGAAAGTTGGCAAAGATTTGAGAAAAATGATGTGGCCTAATGAAAATGTAAATTGA